One Candidatus Tanganyikabacteria bacterium genomic region harbors:
- a CDS encoding peroxiredoxin produces MAAFVTKPAPDFSADAYYNGEFKKISLSDYKGKKVVLFFYPLDFTFVCPTEILGFADRLEEFKARNTEVIGVSVDSKFSHRAWAEVDRKDGGIKGVNFPLVADIKKVIASEYGVLLEDAGHSLRGLFIINKDGILKHVTINHNDLGRNVDEVLRMLDALDWSEEHGEVCPLNWQKGQKAMKANADSLKDYVRGTELAGVR; encoded by the coding sequence ATGGCCGCATTCGTGACGAAGCCGGCGCCCGATTTCAGCGCCGACGCCTACTATAACGGCGAGTTCAAGAAGATCTCGCTCAGCGACTACAAGGGCAAGAAGGTGGTCCTCTTCTTCTATCCGCTCGATTTCACCTTCGTCTGCCCCACCGAGATCCTCGGTTTCGCCGATCGGCTCGAGGAGTTCAAGGCCCGCAACACCGAGGTCATCGGCGTGTCGGTCGATTCCAAGTTCAGCCACCGGGCATGGGCCGAGGTGGATCGCAAGGACGGCGGGATCAAGGGCGTCAACTTCCCGCTCGTGGCCGACATCAAGAAGGTGATCGCGAGCGAGTACGGCGTCCTGCTCGAGGACGCCGGGCACTCGCTGCGAGGCCTCTTCATCATCAACAAGGACGGGATCCTCAAGCACGTCACGATCAACCACAACGATCTGGGTCGCAACGTCGACGAGGTCCTGCGGATGCTCGACGCGCTGGATTGGTCCGAGGAGCATGGCGAGGTCTGCCCGCTCAACTGGCAGAAGGGCCAGAAGGCCATGAAGGCCAACGCCGACTCGCTCAAGGACTACGTCCGGGGCACCGAACTGGCGGGCGTCCGCTAA